GATCCAAGGATATAATGAAAATGGCTAAACACATTACAGGAGAGGTGATATCATAATGAACATTTCAATTGGAGGCTATTCGTTTAACAACACGTATTTAGAAGGTAAAATGGATGTATTCGGATATTTGGAAGCGGTTAAATATCGATATAGAATGGACGTCGTTGACTTATGGAACGGCTTCTTTATTGACCGTTCGAGAAAGCCTGTTATGAAGTTAGCTGAAGAGAGCTATATTCGTAAAATTAGAGAAGCGCTTGATGAAAAAGAAATGCGGGTCGTTAATTTTGCCATTGACGGTGCACATCTATGGGACCCAGATCCCGATTTACGTAAGCAATTGTACGAGAATGCGCTTGTTCATTTGAAAGCATCCGTTATTCTAGGTGCGGAAACCGTACGTATAGATACTGGTGGTAGCTATACTGAATGGGAAACGATGAGCGAGGAGCAATTTGAATATACAGTGAGTCGATATCGTGAATTCTCTACATTCGCAGCAGACCATGGATTCCACATCGGTCCAGAAAACCA
The nucleotide sequence above comes from Paenibacillus sp. IHBB 10380. Encoded proteins:
- a CDS encoding sugar phosphate isomerase/epimerase family protein, giving the protein MNISIGGYSFNNTYLEGKMDVFGYLEAVKYRYRMDVVDLWNGFFIDRSRKPVMKLAEESYIRKIREALDEKEMRVVNFAIDGAHLWDPDPDLRKQLYENALVHLKASVILGAETVRIDTGGSYTEWETMSEEQFEYTVSRYREFSTFAADHGFHIGPENHMGASLLPREMKRLAEAVDHPAFGFLVHLSRWKVDQEEGDRLVAPWAYHTHVDANTVVADHAIDTIRHFNEAGYKGYWGIEHDAPNNQYIETERLIGMVKKLLLDAAAERRNEA